A single genomic interval of Magnetospirillum sp. 15-1 harbors:
- the argS gene encoding arginine--tRNA ligase — protein MNLFKYFREEIIKSVEAIVPGLDTSKVTAEPPRETSHGDVATNAAMVLTKAAGMKPRDLAEKIAEALRAHPAVTEVEVAGPGFINLRLSDSFWFDRLAEVLAAGTAYGQSDMGKGHKVNVEYVSANPTGPMHIGHARGAVFGDALASLLVKAGYDVTREYYVNDAGSQVDVLARSAYLRYREALGEEIGEIPEGLYPGEYLKPAGEALAKKYGPALKDKPEEEWLPELRTFAVDAMLDMIKDDLAGLGVKHDVFVSERGLVDAGKVQDSLDYLSGKGLIYEGVLEPPKGKLPDDWEARPQTLFKATQFGDDVDRPLRKSDGSWTYFASDIAYHLDKYRRGFASMIDVWGADHGGYVKRMQAAVKAVSEGGGDLDVKLCQMVNLLKGGQPYKMSKRAGTFVTLRDLVEAVGKDVVRFIMLTRKNDAHLDFDLDKVLEQSRDNPVFYVQYAHARCHSVMRHAAGMWPDAVGPVPGVEVLARLTDPAELGLIRLLAGWPRQVESAAEAHEPHRVAFYLYELAAAFHGLWNKGKDETRLRFLIEDDRELSLARLGLLRAVVGVIASGLGIFGVAPVEEMR, from the coding sequence CGGTCGAAGCGATCGTCCCCGGCCTCGATACCTCCAAGGTCACCGCAGAGCCGCCGCGCGAGACCAGTCACGGTGATGTGGCCACCAACGCCGCCATGGTGCTGACCAAGGCGGCGGGCATGAAGCCCCGTGATCTGGCCGAGAAGATCGCCGAGGCCTTGCGCGCCCATCCGGCGGTCACCGAGGTGGAGGTGGCCGGTCCCGGCTTCATCAATCTGCGCCTGTCGGATTCCTTCTGGTTCGACCGTCTGGCCGAAGTGCTGGCCGCCGGTACCGCCTATGGCCAGTCGGACATGGGCAAGGGGCACAAGGTCAACGTGGAATACGTCTCGGCCAATCCCACCGGCCCCATGCATATCGGACACGCCCGCGGCGCGGTGTTCGGCGACGCCCTGGCCTCGCTGCTGGTCAAGGCCGGTTACGACGTGACCCGCGAATACTACGTCAACGATGCCGGCTCCCAGGTGGATGTGCTGGCCCGCTCGGCGTATCTGCGCTACCGCGAGGCCCTGGGCGAGGAGATCGGCGAAATTCCAGAAGGCCTCTATCCCGGCGAGTACCTCAAGCCGGCCGGCGAGGCCCTGGCGAAAAAATACGGTCCGGCGCTCAAGGACAAGCCCGAGGAAGAGTGGCTGCCCGAACTGCGCACCTTCGCTGTCGACGCCATGCTGGACATGATCAAGGACGATCTGGCCGGGCTGGGGGTCAAGCACGACGTGTTCGTCTCCGAGCGCGGGCTGGTCGATGCCGGCAAGGTCCAGGATTCCCTGGATTACCTGAGCGGCAAGGGGCTGATCTACGAAGGCGTGCTGGAGCCGCCCAAGGGCAAGCTGCCCGACGATTGGGAGGCCCGGCCGCAAACCCTGTTCAAGGCCACCCAGTTCGGCGACGACGTGGACCGGCCCTTGAGGAAGTCGGATGGGTCATGGACCTATTTCGCCTCGGATATCGCCTATCACCTGGACAAGTACCGGCGCGGTTTCGCCTCCATGATCGACGTGTGGGGCGCCGACCACGGCGGCTACGTCAAGCGCATGCAGGCGGCGGTCAAGGCGGTGAGCGAGGGCGGCGGCGATCTCGACGTCAAGCTCTGCCAGATGGTCAATCTCCTGAAGGGCGGCCAGCCCTACAAGATGAGCAAGCGGGCCGGCACCTTCGTCACGCTGCGCGATCTGGTCGAGGCGGTGGGCAAGGACGTGGTCCGCTTCATCATGCTGACCCGCAAGAACGACGCCCATCTCGACTTCGACCTGGACAAGGTGCTGGAGCAGAGCCGCGACAATCCGGTGTTCTACGTCCAGTACGCCCATGCCCGCTGCCATTCGGTGATGCGCCACGCCGCCGGCATGTGGCCCGATGCGGTGGGGCCGGTTCCCGGTGTGGAGGTGCTGGCGCGCTTGACCGACCCGGCCGAGCTTGGTTTGATCAGGCTGCTGGCCGGCTGGCCGCGTCAGGTGGAAAGCGCGGCCGAGGCCCACGAGCCGCACCGCGTCGCGTTCTACCTGTACGAACTGGCCGCCGCCTTCCATGGGCTGTGGAACAAGGGTAAGGACGAGACCCGGCTGCGGTTCCTGATCGAGGACGACCGCGAGCTGTCCTTGGCCCGTCTGGGCCTGCTGCGCGCGGTGGTGGGGGTGATCGCCTCGGGGCTTGGCATCTTCGGTGTCGCTCCCGTGGAAGAGATGCGCTGA
- a CDS encoding SPOR domain-containing protein — MAKRPGDDYERDLLDIIPERYDADADSHQARAGHRLRSWVLIGGAVIAVGAIVAAGLHFVGGRKGGGLGVPVIKADDRPIKTRPDDRGGMQVPNQDKLVYERMDSAGEGEPKVERLMPQPEAAKAPPKTISVPPLSAEPPPPAPVASRPAPIPPKPGEPPAPKTAPAAKVAVQPMEASPIPPAAAPVPPAYQPVQERAAAPAQPEHMAPAVVAQAPRTAPPPPAPTPATSAKAPASGEFVVQLGAVRAADQADKEWLRIQKANADLLGALKSDIVRVELPGKGTFWRVRAAPLSEQAARQLCAELTARSQGCIVARR, encoded by the coding sequence ATGGCCAAACGTCCCGGCGACGATTACGAACGCGACCTGCTGGACATCATTCCCGAGCGCTACGACGCCGACGCCGATTCCCATCAGGCCCGCGCCGGCCATCGCCTGCGCAGTTGGGTGCTGATCGGCGGCGCCGTCATCGCGGTGGGCGCCATCGTCGCCGCCGGCCTGCATTTCGTCGGCGGCCGCAAGGGCGGCGGACTGGGCGTGCCGGTGATCAAGGCCGACGACCGTCCCATCAAGACCCGCCCCGACGACCGGGGCGGCATGCAGGTGCCCAATCAGGACAAGCTGGTCTACGAGCGCATGGATTCGGCCGGGGAGGGCGAGCCCAAGGTGGAGCGCCTGATGCCTCAGCCCGAAGCCGCCAAGGCGCCGCCCAAGACCATCTCCGTGCCGCCGCTGTCGGCCGAGCCGCCGCCGCCCGCTCCGGTGGCGAGCCGCCCGGCTCCCATTCCGCCCAAGCCCGGCGAGCCGCCGGCCCCCAAGACCGCCCCGGCGGCCAAGGTGGCGGTCCAGCCCATGGAAGCCTCGCCCATTCCGCCGGCCGCCGCTCCGGTGCCGCCGGCCTACCAGCCGGTGCAGGAGCGTGCCGCCGCGCCCGCCCAGCCCGAGCACATGGCGCCCGCCGTGGTGGCCCAGGCACCCCGCACGGCTCCGCCGCCGCCCGCTCCGACACCCGCCACCTCCGCCAAGGCCCCGGCCTCGGGCGAGTTCGTGGTGCAGTTGGGCGCGGTGCGGGCCGCCGATCAGGCCGACAAGGAATGGCTCCGCATCCAGAAGGCCAATGCCGATCTGCTGGGCGCTCTCAAGTCCGATATCGTCCGTGTCGAGCTGCCGGGCAAGGGAACCTTCTGGCGGGTGCGCGCCGCGCCCCTGTCCGAGCAGGCCGCCCGCCAGCTTTGCGCCGAACTCACCGCCCGATCCCAGGGGTGCATCGTTGCCCGCCGCTAA
- the nagZ gene encoding beta-N-acetylhexosaminidase: MPAAKTPPAAAIFGCSGLALTEAERDFFRRTDPLGFILFARNVADPTQVKALVNSFRETVGRPDAPVLIDQEGGRVQRLKPPHWRKAPPGEPFAALAVRDLEAAREALRLNFRLIGAELADLGIDVDCAPVLDVPIPGAHDVIGDRAYGRTAESVITLAGEVIDGLLDEGVLPVIKHIPGHGRAMVDSHLDLPVVDTPLAELEGQDFPPFHAFRHAPWAMTAHVVYTALDAARPATTSRVVIDKVIRGAIGFDGLLISDDLSMKALGGSFEDRTRASLEAGCDVVLHCNGNMAEMVAIASELRPLSAAAEVRVAHGLAQKRKRVPFDRKAAEERVEALLRLSP, encoded by the coding sequence TTGCCCGCCGCTAAGACTCCTCCCGCCGCCGCCATCTTCGGCTGTTCCGGTCTGGCTCTCACCGAGGCCGAGCGCGACTTCTTCCGGCGCACCGATCCGCTGGGCTTCATCCTGTTCGCCCGCAACGTGGCCGATCCCACCCAGGTCAAGGCGCTGGTCAACTCGTTCCGCGAGACGGTGGGCCGCCCGGACGCTCCGGTGCTGATCGACCAGGAGGGGGGCAGGGTGCAGCGCCTGAAGCCGCCCCACTGGCGTAAGGCGCCGCCCGGCGAGCCCTTCGCCGCCCTGGCCGTCCGCGACCTGGAGGCGGCAAGGGAGGCCCTGCGCCTCAACTTCCGCCTGATCGGCGCCGAACTGGCCGATCTCGGCATCGACGTGGATTGCGCCCCCGTCCTGGACGTGCCCATTCCCGGCGCCCACGACGTCATCGGCGACCGTGCCTATGGCCGCACCGCCGAATCGGTGATCACCCTGGCCGGCGAGGTCATCGACGGCCTGCTGGACGAGGGCGTGCTGCCGGTGATCAAGCATATTCCCGGCCATGGCCGCGCCATGGTGGACAGCCACCTCGACCTGCCGGTGGTCGACACTCCGCTGGCCGAACTGGAGGGCCAGGATTTCCCGCCCTTCCACGCCTTCCGCCATGCGCCCTGGGCCATGACCGCCCATGTGGTCTATACCGCCCTTGACGCGGCGCGGCCCGCCACTACCTCCAGGGTGGTGATCGACAAGGTGATCAGGGGGGCCATCGGCTTCGACGGCCTGCTGATTTCCGACGATCTGTCCATGAAGGCGTTGGGCGGCAGCTTCGAAGACCGTACCCGCGCCAGTCTGGAGGCGGGCTGCGACGTGGTGCTTCACTGCAACGGCAACATGGCGGAGATGGTGGCCATCGCCTCGGAACTGCGCCCCCTGAGCGCGGCGGCCGAGGTGCGGGTGGCCCATGGTCTGGCGCAGAAGCGCAAGCGGGTGCCCTTCGACCGCAAGGCGGCCGAGGAGCGGGTCGAGGCTTTGCTCAGGCTCTCCCCATGA
- a CDS encoding site-2 protease family protein, with amino-acid sequence MMGDLGGLLFGITIWAIPLIFAVTLHEAAHGYAARACGDDTAERLGRISLNPLRHIDPFGTIILPGLLLAMGGVMFGWAKPVPVNFNRLRNPRRDMVIVAAAGPAMNMGLAILAVLAVRLVPVLPEAVRGWYFLNLDNAIYFNLLLAVFNMIPIPPLDGGRVAVGILPRPLARRLAGMEKAGMLILIAALFLFPLLGSKIGMDLDVFRWLVQGPVDAIGGFLVRTLGP; translated from the coding sequence ATGATGGGCGATCTGGGTGGGCTGCTGTTCGGCATCACCATCTGGGCGATTCCGCTGATCTTCGCCGTGACCCTGCACGAGGCGGCCCACGGCTATGCCGCCAGGGCGTGCGGCGACGATACCGCCGAGCGCCTGGGGCGTATCTCGCTCAATCCGCTGCGTCACATCGACCCGTTCGGCACCATCATCCTGCCCGGCCTGCTGCTGGCCATGGGCGGCGTGATGTTCGGGTGGGCCAAGCCGGTACCGGTCAATTTCAACCGCCTGCGCAACCCTCGCCGCGACATGGTGATCGTCGCCGCCGCCGGCCCCGCCATGAACATGGGCCTCGCCATCCTGGCGGTGCTGGCCGTGCGGCTGGTGCCGGTCCTGCCCGAGGCGGTGCGCGGCTGGTATTTCCTCAATCTGGACAACGCCATCTATTTCAACCTGTTGCTGGCGGTGTTCAACATGATCCCCATTCCGCCCCTGGACGGGGGCCGGGTGGCGGTGGGCATCCTGCCGCGCCCCCTGGCCAGGCGGCTGGCCGGCATGGAAAAAGCCGGGATGCTGATCCTGATCGCCGCCCTGTTCCTGTTTCCCCTGCTGGGGTCCAAGATCGGCATGGACCTGGATGTGTTCCGTTGGCTGGTCCAGGGACCGGTGGATGCCATCGGCGGCTTCCTGGTCAGGACCCTGGGGCCGTGA
- a CDS encoding ScpA family protein — MSGGLPFTFEEDRDRPGRAPAERLLLDLDGWEGPLDVLLQLARDQKVDLAKISILKLADQYLDFVQKVGREQIDLAAEYLVMAAWLAYLKSRLLLPEPEPEPGEELSPAEMAAALAFRLRRLEAMQKAGTHLFTRRLLNRDVFARGAPEDIEVVSRSIFDLDLYDLLKAYADHVVRNSVRTLTVEAPDLWSVEHALARLEAMLGIGSLPDWSVLMAYLPAIEGDSLKMKSAMASTFVAALELAKQGKLVLRQDGAAYSPIYIRAGQGEGREE; from the coding sequence GTGAGTGGCGGGCTGCCTTTCACCTTCGAGGAGGACCGGGACCGTCCCGGCCGCGCCCCGGCCGAGCGGCTGTTGCTTGATCTCGACGGCTGGGAAGGTCCGCTGGACGTCCTGCTGCAACTGGCCCGCGACCAGAAGGTGGATCTGGCTAAGATCTCGATTCTGAAGTTAGCCGACCAATACCTTGATTTCGTTCAGAAGGTCGGGCGCGAACAGATCGACCTCGCCGCCGAATACCTAGTGATGGCGGCGTGGCTGGCCTACCTCAAGAGCCGTCTGCTGCTGCCCGAGCCGGAGCCCGAGCCGGGCGAGGAATTGTCGCCGGCCGAGATGGCCGCCGCCCTGGCCTTCCGGCTGCGGCGGCTGGAGGCCATGCAGAAGGCCGGGACCCATCTGTTCACCCGCCGGCTGCTGAACCGCGACGTCTTCGCCCGGGGAGCGCCCGAGGATATCGAGGTAGTCAGCCGTTCCATCTTCGACCTGGACCTTTACGACCTGCTGAAAGCCTACGCCGATCACGTGGTACGCAACTCGGTGCGGACGCTGACCGTCGAGGCGCCCGACCTGTGGTCGGTGGAGCACGCCCTGGCGCGGCTGGAAGCCATGCTGGGGATCGGCAGCCTGCCCGACTGGTCTGTGCTGATGGCCTATCTGCCGGCCATCGAGGGAGATTCGCTCAAGATGAAATCGGCCATGGCCTCGACCTTCGTCGCCGCCCTGGAACTGGCCAAGCAGGGCAAGCTGGTGCTGCGCCAGGACGGCGCCGCCTATTCCCCCATCTACATCCGGGCGGGGCAGGGCGAGGGGAGGGAGGAATGA
- the scpB gene encoding SMC-Scp complex subunit ScpB → MTGDPQYLRIVEALIFASAEPVSERAVAERLPEGVDVVQLLAELETHYAARGFNLVRRGDGWAFRTAPDLAESLKVERTQERKLSRAAIETLAIIAYHQPVTRAEIEEIRGVALSKGTIDILFASGWIRPKGRRRTPGRPLTWATSDGFLDHFGLESLGDLPGVKELEAAGLLDARAAAGAYGNRAVEDSRLVDTVEEDETQLDLLDDETLLGIGE, encoded by the coding sequence ATGACCGGCGATCCGCAATATCTCCGTATCGTCGAGGCGCTGATCTTCGCCTCGGCAGAACCGGTCTCCGAACGGGCGGTGGCCGAGCGCCTGCCCGAGGGTGTCGACGTGGTTCAACTGCTGGCGGAGTTGGAGACTCATTACGCGGCGCGCGGCTTCAATCTGGTGCGGCGTGGTGACGGCTGGGCCTTCCGTACCGCCCCCGATCTGGCCGAATCCCTGAAGGTGGAGCGTACCCAGGAACGCAAGCTGTCGCGGGCCGCCATCGAGACCCTGGCCATCATCGCCTATCATCAGCCGGTGACCCGCGCCGAGATCGAGGAAATTCGCGGCGTGGCCCTGTCCAAGGGCACCATCGACATCCTCTTCGCGTCGGGCTGGATTCGGCCCAAGGGCCGCAGGCGCACGCCAGGGCGCCCGCTGACCTGGGCGACCTCCGACGGCTTCCTCGACCATTTCGGCCTGGAATCCCTGGGCGACCTGCCCGGCGTCAAGGAACTGGAGGCCGCCGGTCTGCTGGATGCCAGAGCCGCCGCCGGCGCCTACGGCAATCGCGCCGTCGAGGATTCTCGGCTGGTGGATACCGTCGAGGAGGACGAGACCCAGTTGGACCTGCTGGACGACGAAACCCTGCTGGGCATCGGGGAGTAG
- a CDS encoding YbaN family protein: MKAVADKGRKIALMIIGWAFVALGVVGAFLPVMPTTPFMLVALWCFAKSSDRFHAWLFYHPVFGPPLRDWEINRVIPLYAKVFALSSMAVSIVYVVGFSQAPWWAMATMGATCTAGAVFILSKPSRKPVQ; the protein is encoded by the coding sequence GTGAAGGCCGTCGCCGACAAGGGCCGCAAGATCGCGCTGATGATCATCGGCTGGGCCTTCGTGGCCCTGGGCGTCGTCGGTGCCTTTCTGCCGGTGATGCCGACCACCCCGTTCATGCTGGTGGCGCTGTGGTGTTTCGCCAAGAGCTCCGACCGCTTCCATGCTTGGCTGTTCTATCACCCGGTGTTCGGCCCGCCCTTGCGCGACTGGGAGATCAACCGGGTCATCCCCCTTTACGCCAAGGTCTTCGCCCTCTCCAGCATGGCGGTCAGCATCGTCTATGTGGTCGGCTTCTCCCAGGCCCCGTGGTGGGCCATGGCCACCATGGGAGCCACCTGCACGGCGGGCGCGGTATTCATCCTGTCCAAGCCCAGCCGCAAGCCGGTTCAATGA
- a CDS encoding twin-arginine translocase TatA/TatE family subunit: MGSMSIGHWLIVLVIVLLLFGANKIPKLMGDMAKGVKAFKHGLKDEDEAPAQSAAAPQPQVTEAQAAKPAAAPDSAPKH; the protein is encoded by the coding sequence ATGGGTAGCATGAGTATCGGTCATTGGCTCATCGTTCTGGTCATCGTGCTGCTGCTGTTCGGCGCCAACAAGATTCCGAAGCTGATGGGCGACATGGCCAAGGGCGTGAAGGCCTTCAAGCACGGCCTGAAGGACGAGGACGAGGCGCCGGCCCAGTCCGCCGCCGCTCCGCAGCCGCAGGTGACGGAAGCCCAGGCCGCCAAGCCGGCCGCCGCCCCCGATTCCGCCCCCAAGCACTAG
- the tatB gene encoding Sec-independent protein translocase protein TatB, with the protein MFDIGWDEMALIAVVSLIVIGPKDLPVVLRQMGRWTRKAREMASEFHRGVDDMVRESELDELKKQVTKVSDVNLLRQEVDKAIDPTGEMAKAMELPALNVNSAAEVAPPALASVTEPAPEEIKPAEIDLTGAPARPPEP; encoded by the coding sequence ATGTTCGACATCGGCTGGGACGAGATGGCGCTGATCGCCGTGGTCAGTCTGATCGTCATCGGACCAAAGGATCTGCCGGTGGTCCTGCGCCAGATGGGGCGCTGGACCCGCAAGGCACGCGAGATGGCTTCCGAGTTCCATCGCGGCGTGGATGACATGGTCCGCGAGTCCGAACTGGACGAGTTGAAGAAGCAGGTCACCAAGGTCTCGGACGTCAACCTGCTGCGGCAGGAGGTCGACAAGGCCATCGATCCCACCGGCGAGATGGCCAAGGCCATGGAGCTTCCCGCCCTGAACGTCAATTCCGCCGCCGAGGTCGCGCCGCCGGCTCTCGCCTCGGTGACCGAGCCGGCTCCGGAAGAGATCAAGCCGGCCGAAATCGATCTGACCGGGGCGCCCGCCCGCCCGCCGGAACCCTAG
- the tatC gene encoding twin-arginine translocase subunit TatC, which translates to MSQSQDDKTMPLLEHLIELRRRLIWSAIAFIIAFGICYYFSNEIYEFLLEPYSKAALAKGGNRRLIYTAPTEAFFTFMKVSAFAGAALCFPIWAGQLWAFVAPGLYKHEKQAFLPFLFATPVLFAMGASMVYYLVLPNLYTYLLGFENLVGGPSTLPIQMEAKVNESLSLIMTLIFAFGLAFQMPVLLTLLARVGLVTAAGLADKRRFAIVGNFVFAAVVTPPDVVSQLSLAIPMVGLYEISILSARWAEKKREEALADDGADDDTAHDETDFNA; encoded by the coding sequence TTGAGCCAATCCCAAGACGACAAGACCATGCCGCTGCTCGAGCACCTGATCGAGCTGCGCCGGCGGCTGATCTGGTCGGCGATCGCCTTCATCATCGCCTTTGGGATCTGCTACTACTTCTCCAACGAGATCTACGAATTCCTGCTGGAGCCCTATTCCAAGGCGGCCCTGGCCAAGGGCGGCAACCGCCGCCTGATCTACACCGCGCCCACCGAGGCGTTCTTCACCTTCATGAAGGTGTCGGCCTTCGCGGGCGCCGCCCTGTGCTTTCCCATCTGGGCGGGACAGCTGTGGGCCTTCGTGGCGCCGGGCTTGTACAAGCACGAGAAGCAGGCCTTCCTGCCCTTCCTGTTCGCCACGCCGGTGCTGTTCGCCATGGGTGCCTCCATGGTCTATTACCTGGTGCTGCCCAACCTCTACACCTACCTGCTCGGCTTCGAGAATCTGGTCGGCGGTCCCAGCACGCTGCCCATCCAGATGGAGGCCAAGGTCAACGAATCCCTGTCGTTGATCATGACCCTGATCTTCGCCTTCGGGCTGGCCTTCCAGATGCCGGTGCTGTTGACCCTGCTGGCCCGGGTGGGACTGGTCACCGCCGCGGGACTGGCCGACAAGCGCCGCTTCGCCATCGTCGGCAATTTCGTCTTCGCCGCCGTCGTCACGCCGCCCGACGTGGTCAGCCAGTTGTCGCTCGCCATTCCCATGGTCGGGCTTTACGAGATTTCCATCCTCTCCGCCCGCTGGGCCGAGAAGAAGCGGGAAGAGGCGCTGGCGGATGACGGGGCCGATGATGACACCGCCCACGACGAGACCGATTTCAACGCGTAA
- the serS gene encoding serine--tRNA ligase: protein MHDLKSIRDNPDGFDSGLKRRGLEPKAAAILELDTRRRAAQTAFQEMQARRNDASKQIGAIKKQGGDAQALMDEVAALKERIPAAEEEDRQLGAEIEAILASIPNLPADDVPEGPDESANVEVRRWGTPKEFAFTPLDHDAIGAKLGLMDFDGAAKLSGARFVVLKGPLARLQRAIGQFMLDLQTAEHGYTEMDPPLMVKDGAAFGTGQLPKFSEDLFKTNTGHWLIPTAEVPLTNLVSDEILDDKVLPLRMTALTPCFRSEAGSAGKDTRGMIRQHQFHKVEMVSIAHPDASDEEHERMTRCAETVLQRLGLAYRTIVLCTGDMGFSARKTYDIEVWLPGQQRYREISSCSNCGDFQARRMKARFRPEGEKGTRFVHTLNGSGLAVGRTLIAVMENYQRDDGTIEVPEALRPYMGGLEVIA from the coding sequence ATGCATGACTTGAAGTCCATTCGCGACAACCCGGACGGATTCGATTCGGGGCTGAAGCGCCGGGGCCTGGAGCCCAAGGCCGCCGCCATCCTGGAGCTGGACACAAGGCGCCGCGCCGCCCAGACCGCCTTTCAGGAAATGCAGGCCCGGCGCAACGACGCCTCCAAGCAGATCGGCGCCATCAAGAAGCAGGGCGGCGACGCCCAGGCCCTGATGGACGAGGTGGCGGCGCTGAAGGAGCGCATCCCGGCCGCCGAGGAAGAGGACCGGCAGCTTGGCGCCGAGATCGAGGCCATCCTGGCCTCCATCCCCAATCTGCCCGCCGATGACGTGCCGGAAGGCCCCGACGAGAGCGCCAACGTGGAAGTCCGCCGCTGGGGCACGCCTAAGGAATTCGCCTTCACCCCGCTCGACCACGACGCCATCGGCGCCAAGCTGGGGCTGATGGATTTCGACGGCGCCGCCAAGCTGTCGGGTGCCCGTTTCGTGGTGCTGAAGGGCCCGCTGGCCCGGCTGCAGCGCGCCATCGGCCAGTTCATGCTGGACCTGCAGACGGCTGAGCACGGCTATACCGAGATGGACCCGCCGCTGATGGTCAAGGACGGTGCCGCCTTCGGCACCGGTCAGTTGCCCAAGTTCAGCGAGGATCTGTTCAAGACCAATACCGGCCACTGGCTGATCCCCACCGCCGAGGTGCCGCTGACCAATCTGGTCAGCGACGAGATTCTGGACGACAAGGTCCTGCCGCTGCGCATGACGGCGTTGACGCCCTGTTTCCGCTCGGAAGCCGGGTCGGCGGGCAAGGATACCCGCGGCATGATCCGCCAGCACCAGTTCCACAAGGTGGAGATGGTTTCCATCGCCCATCCCGACGCCTCCGACGAGGAACACGAGCGCATGACCAGATGCGCCGAGACGGTGTTGCAGCGTCTGGGCCTGGCTTATCGCACCATCGTGCTGTGCACCGGCGACATGGGGTTCTCGGCGCGCAAGACCTACGACATCGAGGTGTGGCTGCCCGGCCAGCAGCGCTACCGCGAAATCTCGTCGTGCTCCAATTGCGGCGACTTCCAGGCGCGGCGCATGAAGGCCCGCTTCCGCCCCGAGGGCGAGAAGGGGACCCGCTTCGTCCATACCCTGAACGGCTCCGGCCTTGCCGTGGGCCGCACCCTGATCGCCGTGATGGAGAACTACCAGCGCGACGACGGCACCATCGAGGTGCCCGAGGCCCTGCGTCCCTACATGGGCGGGCTGGAGGTCATTGCCTAA
- the surE gene encoding 5'/3'-nucleotidase SurE, translated as MFDPVSDPSSLRILISNDDGINAPGIKVLEAIARTLSKDVWVVAPETEQSAAGHSLTIRRPLRVRKVSARRYAVDGTPTDAVLLGVNHVLKGKKPHLVLSGINRGSNLGEDVTYSGTVAAAMEGTILGIPAIALSQFINHPHPVKWGTAEHWAPEVIRRLLAKGWSRNVLINVNFPDVIASSVTGVEITRQGKRKIGDDIMEREDPRGEPYVWIGAQRAEERSTPGTDIEAVCRGAISVTPLCFDLTHRDDMKALETAF; from the coding sequence ATGTTCGACCCGGTTTCCGATCCCTCGTCGCTCCGCATCCTGATCTCCAACGATGACGGCATCAACGCGCCGGGCATCAAGGTGCTGGAGGCCATCGCCCGCACGCTCTCCAAGGATGTCTGGGTAGTGGCGCCGGAAACCGAGCAGAGCGCGGCCGGCCATTCGCTCACCATCCGCCGGCCCCTGCGGGTGCGCAAGGTGTCGGCGCGGCGCTATGCGGTGGACGGCACTCCCACCGACGCGGTGCTGCTGGGCGTCAACCACGTGCTGAAGGGCAAGAAGCCCCACCTTGTGCTGTCGGGCATCAACCGGGGCTCCAACCTGGGCGAGGACGTCACCTATTCGGGGACCGTGGCGGCGGCCATGGAAGGCACCATCCTAGGCATTCCCGCCATCGCGCTCTCCCAGTTCATCAACCATCCCCATCCGGTGAAGTGGGGCACGGCCGAGCATTGGGCGCCCGAGGTCATCCGCCGGCTGCTCGCCAAGGGCTGGAGCCGCAACGTGCTGATCAACGTCAACTTTCCCGACGTGATCGCCTCGTCGGTCACCGGGGTGGAGATCACCCGCCAGGGCAAGCGCAAGATCGGCGACGACATCATGGAGCGCGAGGACCCGCGCGGCGAACCCTATGTGTGGATCGGCGCCCAGCGGGCCGAGGAGCGCTCCACTCCCGGCACCGACATCGAAGCAGTCTGTCGCGGCGCCATTTCGGTGACGCCGCTGTGCTTCGACCTGACCCATCGCGACGACATGAAGGCGCTGGAGACGGCCTTTTGA